Part of the Sulfuricella denitrificans skB26 genome is shown below.
GATTACGCAACTTGGCCCGCAACCCAGCCCGAAGACCACGCCCACTGGAAGTTGTAGCCGCCGAGCCAGCCGGTGACGTCGACTACTTCCCCGATGAAATAGAGCCCCGGCGCCGGCTTGGCTTCCATAGTTTTTGACGAGAGTGCATCCGTATCGACACCGCCCAGCGTGACTTCGGCCTTGGCGTAGCCCAGCGTGCCGGATGGCAGTAGTGCCCACCCCTTGAGGGCCTGCGCGGCGGCATCGAGTTCGCGCTGGGAAAGTTCGTTCACCGGCTTTGCCCAGCCGAACAGCGCACACCACTCATGCGCAAAGCGGCGCGGTAGTTGTTCAGCCAGCAGATTCGACAGCAACGCCTTGCTGCGGCGATGTTCTGCCAGCCAGGCGGCAGCGTCGAGGTCGGGCAGCAGGTCAATTTCAACCGGCTGTTTTTTTCCACCGCCATATTCCTGCATCTGCCAGTAGCTCGAAATCTGCAGGATGGCCGGCCCGGAAAGGCCGCGGTGGGTAATCAGCACATTTTCTCGGAATGAGCCGCCGTCGCAGTGGGTGCCGGCATCGAGCGATGCGCCGGCGAGCGGCTTGAGCGGGTCCAGCGTCTCCGGCGCGAGTGCCAGCGGCACCAGAGCGGGTTTGGGCGGTACCACGCGCAGGCCGAATTGTTCCGCGATTCTATAGCCGAACGGGCTGGCACCGATTTTCGGAGCGGCGAGGCCGCCGGTGGCGATCACCAGAGACTGGCAGCGAAAGGTGCCGAGCTCGGTGGCGACTGCGAAGCGCAAGCCTTCCACATGGTTTTCGATGCGCTCGATGTGGTGCACTGCGCACGGCATCGCCCACTGCACCCCGGCATCGTCGCAGCCGTCCTTGAGCATGTCGATGATGTCTTGTGCCGACTCATCGCAGAAAAGCTGGCCGTGCTCCCGCTCGTGGTATGAAATTCGGCGCCGCTCGATCATTGCGATGAAGTCGAGTTGCGAGAAGCGGGCTAGCGCCGAGCGGCAGAAATGGGGGTTCTGCGAGAGATAGTTCTCTGCGCCTACGTTGCGGTTGGTGAAATTGCAGCGCCCGCCGCCGGAAATGCGGATGCGCTCGCCGAGTTTGGCGGAGTGGTCGATGATCAATACGCGCCGCCCACGGTGTCCGGCCTGCGCGGCACACATCATGCCGGCGGCACCGGCGCCGATTACGATGACATCGAAGTGCATGGAAGGCGAAATGAGTTAAGCGGTAGAAAGGATGCTGTCGCCGTAAGGTCGAAACGGCTGGGTTCTGTGCTTATTGCTGCGTTTTGAAGCGGCATGGTCGGGGGGCGCGAATTGCGTAGAATATGCGCAAGAGGGTGTTTCTGAAAAGCAGAAGGGCGGCCGAGGAGGCCGCCCTCTTGAATTACTTTAATTACTTCTTCTTGGCTTTGACGCCGGCAACAGCGTCTTTCAGCTTGCTGCCAACTTTGAATTTGGCGACTTTCTTGGCGGGAATCTTCAATTCCTTGCCGGTGGCTGGGTTGCGGCCAACGCGTGCGGCGCGCTCTTCAACGGCAAAGGTGCCGAAGCCGATCAGCTGGACATTGTTGCCCTTGGCCATGGCGCCCTGGACGGTGGCCATCAGTGCGTTCAAGGTTGCTTCGGTATCGGCTTTGGTTTGCTTGGTGGATTTGGCTACGGCGTCGATCAGTTCTGCTTTGTTCATGTTGTTAGCTCCCGTTGTGGTTGATTAAAGCAAACACATTGTAGGGGAAATTTGACAGCAAGCCAATCGCCTTTGAAAAAATGCTGGAGTATTATTTTTCGCTGCGCAGTCGCCGTGCCTAACTGGTTAGAGACGTGCAACACTTATTCTGGATGGCAGGGGTGCATCACGTTGGTGGTCTTTGGCGGTTTATACTGTGAGCCGATGTGTGATTAATGGAAAGCCAATGAGCAAACTTTACGTCTCGACCTACCTGGGAAATCGGTTCTATCCTCTGGAGCCGCGCATCGATGATGTGGATATCGAAGACATTGCGCACGGCCTAGCCTACCAGTGCCGCTTCAATGGCCAGACCAATGCCTTCTACTCTGTTGCCCAGCACAGCCTGATTGTTGCCTCCCTGGTGCCGGAAGAGCTGCGCTTCGCCGCCTTGCTCCACGACTCCGCCGAAGCCTATCTCGGGGACATGGTGAAACCGCTCAAGGTGCTACTGCCGAGTTTCTCTGAAATCGAGGATAACGTCAGCCGCATCATCGGTGAGCGCTTCGGGGTCGACCTGAACCACAATCCCATCGTCAAACAAGCCGACCTGATCGCACTGGCCACCGAAAAGCGCGACCTGATGCCGTATTCCGTTGAAGAATGGATCTATCTGATCGGTGTGGAACCGATGGGGGAGACGATACTGCCCATGCCACCGGATGTGGCCAAGCAGGAATTCATCAGGGAATTTGAACGAATGCACATCGAGTCTGGCGGTGGGGGCGCGAGTTCCTGATTTCTGCGGCTGCCGGCTGGCTGCGCTGTACGGATCGTATTTAATGGAGAATTTCAATGAAAATA
Proteins encoded:
- a CDS encoding BaiN/RdsA family NAD(P)/FAD-dependent oxidoreductase, yielding MHFDVIVIGAGAAGMMCAAQAGHRGRRVLIIDHSAKLGERIRISGGGRCNFTNRNVGAENYLSQNPHFCRSALARFSQLDFIAMIERRRISYHEREHGQLFCDESAQDIIDMLKDGCDDAGVQWAMPCAVHHIERIENHVEGLRFAVATELGTFRCQSLVIATGGLAAPKIGASPFGYRIAEQFGLRVVPPKPALVPLALAPETLDPLKPLAGASLDAGTHCDGGSFRENVLITHRGLSGPAILQISSYWQMQEYGGGKKQPVEIDLLPDLDAAAWLAEHRRSKALLSNLLAEQLPRRFAHEWCALFGWAKPVNELSQRELDAAAQALKGWALLPSGTLGYAKAEVTLGGVDTDALSSKTMEAKPAPGLYFIGEVVDVTGWLGGYNFQWAWSSGWVAGQVA
- a CDS encoding HU family DNA-binding protein codes for the protein MNKAELIDAVAKSTKQTKADTEATLNALMATVQGAMAKGNNVQLIGFGTFAVEERAARVGRNPATGKELKIPAKKVAKFKVGSKLKDAVAGVKAKKK
- a CDS encoding phosphohydrolase, giving the protein MSKLYVSTYLGNRFYPLEPRIDDVDIEDIAHGLAYQCRFNGQTNAFYSVAQHSLIVASLVPEELRFAALLHDSAEAYLGDMVKPLKVLLPSFSEIEDNVSRIIGERFGVDLNHNPIVKQADLIALATEKRDLMPYSVEEWIYLIGVEPMGETILPMPPDVAKQEFIREFERMHIESGGGGASS